The DNA segment AACGCCTTGATGCAGCAGCAGTTCATAAGCATCGACAGCGTCCCTGACATCAAGGAAGTCTCTTGTCGCTTGCGCTGACGACAGACGAAACGACTGCTTTGCCTCTCCTCGTTCGAGCGCGGCAATATGCCTGGCAAGAAGAGAGCAAATGCCGGTTGACGGACCCGGTCCAACCAGGTTGCTGGGTTCGGCCAATATGATTCTCTGTTGAAACAATTTTCCCCACGCCAGCGCTACAATCTCCTGAATCGATTTGCTCAGGCCATAAGGATGAGTAGGTTCGACGGGAAGACTTAGATCGAACTTTAACCGGGAACCCGCAATTAATATCATTACTTCCTTGTATCTGCGGAGAGCACTTAGCAAATGCACGGTAGCCATAATGTTGCTTTCCGCATAGAGCACAGGGTTCGCCCAAGATTCTGAAACCGAGTTTTTACCAGCTAGATGAAGGACATATCGAGGAGTAACGCGTTGGACAACTTCTTGTACCTGACCCGGCTTATTCATATCGCAGACATAATAGTCCACCCCACTTATGGGAGGCATTGCTTCAAGAGAAGCACGGGTGCGGACAACGGCGGCCACTCGATAGCCTTTCTCGGCCAATTTCCGGCAGGCATGCCGCCCTGTAAATCCTCCGGCTCCAGTTATTAGAATGACTGAGCTACTCATCGTCCTTCATCCACTCGGCCATTTCTTCGATCATATCTCGGAATGTGGGCAGCGCAAATTGTACGTCCTTTCGAGTAGATACCAGAGTACGATCGATAGACGGTTCGTCTGTCGGCACAATTGTGACGTCCTGCTTATTCCATATTTCCTGAAACAGCTTCAGCATATCGTATTTCGTGACGATTTCAGGATGAGCCAGATGCACGAGTCCCGAAAGAGAGGATTCGAGCACAGAATCAATCGCCTTTGCTAATTGAATGGTTGTTACTCCGTTCCAGGGAACGCGCCGGTAGCCGTTCACCTTCCCTTGTTGACTTAAAAACCACTGCAGCAGCCCGATCCCCTTACCTCTTATTTCCGGCCCGATAATTGATGTGCGGATCGTAAGATGCCCTTCATCGCGCACCTCACCGAGCGCCTTCGTAATCGCATAAGTAGATGTGCCGTCTGTCGCATCATTTTCTTTATATCCTCCTTTAGTGCCGAGGAAAACGCAGTCCGTACTAATATGAATCAGGCGAGCAGATAGATCCCCCGCCGCCCTACGCAGACGATGAGGAAGAAATCCGTTGATATGATAGGCCGAAATTTTATCTTGATCAGCAAAATGATTCAGAACCCCAACCGCATTGATAATGACATCCGGCCTTACAAGCTGGAGAGCTCGATCTACTGCCGATATATCATCAACGTCAAGAATGAGCGACCCGGGATCGCTCACGTCCCGGGTCGTATAGAACACGTGATGCTTCCCTTGTCGCTGGAAATAACGAACTAATACATGACCCGCCATGCCATTACCGCCTACGATCAATATTTTCATGATATAAACCCTCCGCGAATCAACAGATTCCGAATCTCGTCTTTATTCATCAGATTATGCTCCGAGCTGAAGCTGTCGAAGGGCACAAAAGGATAATGTCTATAACGCTCTTTTAATTCCGGAAAATCCAAGGTAGGCAGAATAACCAAATATTCACGGTCATAGACGATGGTAGTCATGCTTTCATATTCGCTCATGAGGATTTCATGGATTTTCTCGCCAGGACGAATTCCTGACTCGATGATCTCCACATTTTCTTTGCCAGATGCTTCAATCAGTACTTCAGCCAGATCAGCGATGCGACAGGTCGGCATGGACATAACGAAAATTTCTCCGCCGATGCTCTCAATGGAAGCCTTGAAGAGCAGGCTTATAGCATCAGGCAAAGTAAAGAAGAACCGCGTCATTTTCATGTCCGTAATGCGAACATGATTTTTATTCATAATTT comes from the Paenibacillus lentus genome and includes:
- a CDS encoding NAD-dependent epimerase/dehydratase family protein — its product is MSSSVILITGAGGFTGRHACRKLAEKGYRVAAVVRTRASLEAMPPISGVDYYVCDMNKPGQVQEVVQRVTPRYVLHLAGKNSVSESWANPVLYAESNIMATVHLLSALRRYKEVMILIAGSRLKFDLSLPVEPTHPYGLSKSIQEIVALAWGKLFQQRIILAEPSNLVGPGPSTGICSLLARHIAALERGEAKQSFRLSSAQATRDFLDVRDAVDAYELLLHQGVPGEVYPVCSGVERSLGEVCKSFISLARVECPFDEGTRGKHADELSAASIVQPEALMKLGWSPSIAWETSVGDILQYFRREDTNPI
- a CDS encoding dTDP-4-dehydrorhamnose reductase family protein, with the protein product MKILIVGGNGMAGHVLVRYFQRQGKHHVFYTTRDVSDPGSLILDVDDISAVDRALQLVRPDVIINAVGVLNHFADQDKISAYHINGFLPHRLRRAAGDLSARLIHISTDCVFLGTKGGYKENDATDGTSTYAITKALGEVRDEGHLTIRTSIIGPEIRGKGIGLLQWFLSQQGKVNGYRRVPWNGVTTIQLAKAIDSVLESSLSGLVHLAHPEIVTKYDMLKLFQEIWNKQDVTIVPTDEPSIDRTLVSTRKDVQFALPTFRDMIEEMAEWMKDDE